One window of Anas platyrhynchos isolate ZD024472 breed Pekin duck chromosome 11, IASCAAS_PekinDuck_T2T, whole genome shotgun sequence genomic DNA carries:
- the TIPIN gene encoding TIMELESS-interacting protein isoform X2 translates to MIDPLENNLFDLPDYENTEDERFPPLPPPASPGAAGADWAEAGGEPDGNQQSQTKDSSVAPRKAVKRSIPKLDAQRLVSERGLPALRHMFDNVKFKGKGHEAEDLKTLIRHMEHWAHRLFPKLQFDDFIDKVESLGSKKEVQTCLKRIRLDLPILSEDFTDGGGESNGLDTATEEVYPCSGNVELDTLPGTTLTEEQQQRIKRNRQLALERRQAKMQCNSQSQHNELFPSYPEEEEFNTPIAQGLADVTEDLQVAVTEAEDRDTELDSASEKQRPFPSP, encoded by the exons ATGATTGACCCCTTGGAGAATAACCTGTTCGATCTCCCCGACTACGAGAACACAGAAGACGAAAGGTTCCCGCCCCTCCCGCCCCCTGCCTCCCCGGGAGCGGCCGGGGCTGACTGGGCTGAGGCTGGTGGAG aACCAGATGGAAACCAGCAGTCACAGACGAAGGATTCTTCTGTAGCTCCACGGAAAGCAGTTAAAAGATCAATACCTAAATTAGATGCTCAAAG GTTAGTTTCAGAAAGAGGACTTCCTGCCTTAAGACACATGTTTGACAACGTAAAGTTCAAGGGTAAGGGGCATGAG GCAGAGGACTTGAAGACGCTTATACGACATATGGAACATTGGGCTCATAGATTATTTCCAAAACTGCAATTTGATGATTTTATTGACAAAGTGGAGTCTCTGGGAAGCAAAAAGGAAGTTCAG ACCTGCCTAAAACGGATTAGACTTGATCTTCCTATTTTATCTGAAGACTTCACAG ATGGTGGAGGTGAAAGCAATGGACTGGATACAGCCACTGAGGAAGTGTATCCATGCTCTGGGAACGTAGAATTGGATACTCTGCCTGGTACAACTCTGACAGAAGAGCAACAACAGCGGATCAAGAGGAACAGGCAGCTGGCCTTGGAACGTAGGCAAGCAAAGATGCAGTGCAACAGCCAGTCGCAACACAACG AGCTCTTTCCTAGTTACCCAGAAGAGGAAGAGTTTAATACCCCAATTGCTCAGGGCCTGGCTGATGTCACAGAAGATCTTCAAGTTGCTGTTACAGAAGCAGAGGACAGAGATACAGAACTGGACAGTGCCAGTGAAAAGCAGAGACCTTTTCCCAGCCCTTGA
- the TIPIN gene encoding TIMELESS-interacting protein isoform X1 — protein sequence MIDPLENNLFDLPDYENTEDERFPPLPPPASPGAAGADWAEAGGEPDGNQQSQTKDSSVAPRKAVKRSIPKLDAQRLVSERGLPALRHMFDNVKFKGKGHEAEDLKTLIRHMEHWAHRLFPKLQFDDFIDKVESLGSKKEVQTCLKRIRLDLPILSEDFTGNEDGGGESNGLDTATEEVYPCSGNVELDTLPGTTLTEEQQQRIKRNRQLALERRQAKMQCNSQSQHNELFPSYPEEEEFNTPIAQGLADVTEDLQVAVTEAEDRDTELDSASEKQRPFPSP from the exons ATGATTGACCCCTTGGAGAATAACCTGTTCGATCTCCCCGACTACGAGAACACAGAAGACGAAAGGTTCCCGCCCCTCCCGCCCCCTGCCTCCCCGGGAGCGGCCGGGGCTGACTGGGCTGAGGCTGGTGGAG aACCAGATGGAAACCAGCAGTCACAGACGAAGGATTCTTCTGTAGCTCCACGGAAAGCAGTTAAAAGATCAATACCTAAATTAGATGCTCAAAG GTTAGTTTCAGAAAGAGGACTTCCTGCCTTAAGACACATGTTTGACAACGTAAAGTTCAAGGGTAAGGGGCATGAG GCAGAGGACTTGAAGACGCTTATACGACATATGGAACATTGGGCTCATAGATTATTTCCAAAACTGCAATTTGATGATTTTATTGACAAAGTGGAGTCTCTGGGAAGCAAAAAGGAAGTTCAG ACCTGCCTAAAACGGATTAGACTTGATCTTCCTATTTTATCTGAAGACTTCACAGGTAATGAAG ATGGTGGAGGTGAAAGCAATGGACTGGATACAGCCACTGAGGAAGTGTATCCATGCTCTGGGAACGTAGAATTGGATACTCTGCCTGGTACAACTCTGACAGAAGAGCAACAACAGCGGATCAAGAGGAACAGGCAGCTGGCCTTGGAACGTAGGCAAGCAAAGATGCAGTGCAACAGCCAGTCGCAACACAACG AGCTCTTTCCTAGTTACCCAGAAGAGGAAGAGTTTAATACCCCAATTGCTCAGGGCCTGGCTGATGTCACAGAAGATCTTCAAGTTGCTGTTACAGAAGCAGAGGACAGAGATACAGAACTGGACAGTGCCAGTGAAAAGCAGAGACCTTTTCCCAGCCCTTGA